The DNA window TCGCCCGCTAGATGAGTGCTGGGCGACGCATCGTCGAGGTTTTTCGGGACTAATTCCGTAGTCAGCGTTGCATTCCAACCTGCGCTTTCGTAGGTGAGAGCATGGACACTAAAACCCTCAGCGCTGAACGCGATCTCGACCTTTCAGGGTTTTATTGGTTGTTTCCGACCTCATACAAGCAGCTAGCCCGTCACAGGTTCTGGGCCTATGCCGCACTGAGCTATGACAGGTTCAACCCTCGCAGTTTGACGGGTAATCCGATATGAGTTTGCGCCTTATACACGTATTTGCAGCTCTTCCTCTTGTTCTACTTGTCCTTGTCTTGCACGGAGCCATCCCAGGCTACTCTATGCCGACATTTGGGCAAGCGTTGTGGGTGATGGGCTTTGCAAGATCGTTTGCAAACTCTGAACTGATTTGGATCTTTGCGAACAACATCGGCAATCCAGCGCCGGCCGCTATCGCATTCGGACTTCCGGCTGCGTTGGCTGCGGCGGCATTTCTCAAGTTGGGATTCGATGCAGCGGACGCATATTCGCTCTCATTTGGCGCGTGGCTGGTGTTGGCATTTTGGGGTTGCTACCGCCTCGGTCGATTGCTGAACGTCGGAACGTTGCTTTCACTAACCGCTGCCGCAATGTGGTTGTCGACGCCAATGTTGTGGATGCATGAAAGTTACTCGTCGCTCGCACTCGGGATGTCCCTGCTACCATTCTACGCGATGTGCGCTTGGCCGACAATTTGGGATGAAGTTCCATCACCCACAGCCTTTCTAGCGCTCGGCGTTGGTGCCGTGATCGCGGTCTTCATGGACGGCTATACGTTTGTTATGTTTGCTGTCGCAACGTTCTGTCTTTGGGTTGCCGCGACAATCCGTCGAAAGGAAAAATGGAAGCGCGCAGTCATTCGGATCGGTTTGATTGGTTCTGCATTCCTAGTCGCGTATACCCTGTTCACGCTCTACATCGGGCGCGCAAGTTTCGATCCTGCGCCAATGGACTTCTTTCGAGCTTGGGGAGCAAACATCGAATTTCTCTTTCGCCCTGTTCAAGGCCTCCTTTGGCTTTCGGATTGGATCGGGTTCTCTGAAGCCAGAGCCAGCGCCGACTATTTTGGTGACCCCTCCGTATTCACCACTCCACATGCAATATTTCTAATACTTGCTGCGATAATTGGACTGGCAATCAGCCACGGCGATAAACGGGCGATTTATGGTTTCATGATTATTGGTCTGGTCGGTTTCTATTTCTCGCTCGGACCATCGTTCAAGTTCTACACGTTGAAGCCAAATGGCGTCGCAGGCCCCGTCATGCCTGCATCTTACGCACCGATTCCTACAGGCACTGGATACATCTCCGAAAACCTGCCGGGTTTCGATGCGATGCGTGCCAGCTATCGTTGGGCGGCACTCGGAATGTTCGGGATGTGGGCCGTGTTTCTGGCAAGCGCTTCTGGACGCAGGAGCCTTACCGAATGGCGCATTCCAGTTGCGGTTGGTGTGGTGCTATGCAACTTGCCACACCAAGCTTGGTTGGCCACCTATGCCGCGAACCGGGAAAATATGCAGAATGTTGAGGCCGCCGCGAAAAGTATCGACGAAAATTTCGTGGACGATGAGAGGGTCTTCTTCGCGCCTTGGGGAAATGACTTTTTCATAACCTTTCTTGCGCCCAGCATCAGGATCAAGGCGTTCAACATTGGCGGCGACAAGAATGTGGCCACCGCATTCGACCAATGGCCCGCAGCTCTACAAGCCTTTCCTCAGCGTGAGGTGGACAGGACCATTGGCGCCAATTATGCCGACATGGTGACTGCAGTGCTTACGTCGCATGCCGCAGATGCTGTGGCGCTATCATTCATAGACAATCTTGCTCCGACGCAAGCCTGGCCAGTGAAGCAAGAATTCAAAGAAGACCTCTTACGCGTCGCGGATACACTAGCAGCAAACCAAGCGCTATCGTTAACACGCACTGCCGACTACATAATCGTTCGGTTGCACTCGCCGATTTCAAATTCGTCAGCAACGTCCACCCTTTCTCGTTGAGAAAAAGAGACAATACTGAAACACCTTTATTACCCTACAAGCATCACAGCACAGGTTGAAAAGTACAATATAGATCATCTACGCATCCGGCTGATACCAAGTTGTCGTGAATAAACCCAAGCGCAGCGTCGTCACCATCTATAAGCTGTGGTTTCCCATCCTTGAAGCGATAGACATACGGAAAAGTTTCTAGGAGTAGCCGCAACAGGTCTCGAGGATTTATATCCCGGAATCCCACCATGGTAAAAGCATTAAACTCGATTAGCAGCGATGGCTTTAGACGCGGTATGGTTTCTCGTGCGCCCCACAAGACATCTATTTCGAATCCTTCAACGTCGATCTTGATAAAATCGATCCTGTGGATTTGATGCGACGTCACGAACGCATCGAACGTTGACATCCGGACCCTATGCGTTGGCGAATGCCCAAGCGTATTCTCCGTGACAAGATGACTGGCAGACGCCGAATCCGGGTTTGAGAAGAAGGAGAGCGTTCCTTCTTTTGAACCCAGCGCGATATTGTGAGCATCCACCAAAGCTGCGTTGGCTTTAACGGTATCGAGCAGGAATGAAAAGACGTTCGGATCCGGTTCAAAAGCGTAGACTTTCGCAGCGCCTTGTTTCGCCGCAACAACCGCTGTCATCCCGAT is part of the Mesorhizobium loti genome and encodes:
- a CDS encoding FkbM family methyltransferase, with translation MHKRYIKFGEKDVTLCGKKGDIYFDNAVPDEPFTFAMTALPNAAVVFDIGSNIGMTAVVAAKQGAAKVYAFEPDPNVFSFLLDTVKANAALVDAHNIALGSKEGTLSFFSNPDSASASHLVTENTLGHSPTHRVRMSTFDAFVTSHQIHRIDFIKIDVEGFEIDVLWGARETIPRLKPSLLIEFNAFTMVGFRDINPRDLLRLLLETFPYVYRFKDGKPQLIDGDDAALGFIHDNLVSAGCVDDLYCTFQPVL